The following nucleotide sequence is from Cellvibrio sp. PSBB006.
CGTGGTTTCCAGCTCAATACGATCCTCAGCTGACCAGGCGGGCAGGGTGAATACCATAAGTGCAGTTATCAGGCTGTATCTCATCCTTCACCTCGACGTTTCAGTGTCAATTTCAGTTCCTCTACCCAGGCGGTAGTGGCTTTGTCTTCCTGTTTGATCAGGGCCAGGTACTGTTGATAATGCTCCACCGCGCGACCAATATCCTGATAAAAAATGTCGCATAGCAACGCCAGGTTGTAATGCGCCTCGGCAAAATGCTTGTTGAGCTTCAAGGCTGTTTGGTAATGCTTATTCGCAGCGGTGTAATCCCCTTGGTCGACCGCAATTAATCCAGCCAGGTTGTATATCTCAGGAATCTTGTTGTTAACGTCTTGTGCCTGGTCCAGAGTAACTTTGGCTTCATCCAGCTCGCCATTCTTGTAGTAGGCAATAGCCAGATTGAGCCAAATACCAGGCTGCCCCGGGTGTGCCTGGGTAAGTTTTTTAAGGCTATTAATCGCTTTGCCTGCCTCACCTTCCTCGATACGTGCTACGGCGCTTTGGTAGTTTTTAGCTTCGGCTGGTGTCAGGGTGGTCGGAAGCGCGCTGGTTGAGTCCGGGGTTTTTTCCGAGGGCGATTGGGTGGCACAACCCGCCAGAACCAATAACGTCAAACCGAACCACCATTGGCTCTTCAGTGGATTAAATATCATGGCGATAAACCTCCAGTTTACCCTTGCGGTCGTAGCGCACCGGGAAGAGCACCACCAACGCCTTACGGCTTTCACTGATCCACTCGCTACGGGTTCCATCTTTTGTGCGGGCCAGATTGATTTCGTAAAACTCGATGGCCTTTTCCTCGAACGGAAACGCCTGGTCCTCAATAAGAATATTGTATTGCTCCAACTGGTCACCGGTAAGGTGTTTTGGTCGCTCTGAGTCGAGCAGGGCGCTGGCGAAATGCTGGTAGATCTGACCGATAGCATAGGTTGATTCGGTCGTGATCTCTGGGTGGCTGTACACAGAGGCCTGACCATAGAGTGCGATGGCATCCTGCATTAACTTTTTCTTGATACGCAGGTTTTCTGTTAAGGGTTCTACCAAACGGCGAGCTGCAAATTGCTGGTGTTTTTGTTTTGCCAGATCCAGCGTGATGCGCGATGCAATAAAATTGGTGCGTTCCGTTTTATTATTCTTGCTGGCTTGTTTATCTGCCAATGCAATTTTCTCTTGCCAGAAAACCACCTTATCCTGTTCCCGTGTTTTTTCATAAAGCTGGGTTAATTTGTACATAGCTTCCATGTATTGCGGATACGGACGAGTGTAGGTATTGGCGTAAGTGCGATAGGAGCGAATAGCCGCCTCGTGATTGTTTTTAGACTCATACAGTTCTGCCGCCTGCCAGAGTGCCGCCATCTTCACATCCTGATTGTCTTCCTGGGCAGAAATCTGCTCAAACGCCTGCGCCGCTTTTGCCCCGTCACCAGCTTTTAAATACGCTGTCGACAACTGCCGGGTCGCATCTTTATTTAAAGCGTGTTTGGGAAATAATTGCTGGAATTGCTGAATGTAACCAATAGCGCCTTGCCATTGTTCATGTTTCATCGATAACGCAATGGCTTCATAGAGTGATGTCGGCGCTATCTCTGATGCCGGCACACGTTGCGCTACGCGCGCGTAATCCTGAATGCCGTCAGCCAAACGATTTTCTTTGATATTCAATTCCGCCTGCTGATAAATCGCCAATGCCAGGTTATCGCTGATGCGTCGTTGTTGTTCCCGGCCAAGTGGTTGATCAAGCAAGTCGGCAAAGATGGTTTCTGCTTCTTTATGTTGTGCCAGTTTAAGATAAGCAAGACCTTTCAGCAGATTTGCCTCGTAGAGGGTGCCTTCAGCGGCACTGTCGGGTAGTGTGTTAGCTAATGCAATGGTTTCGGTATAACGCTGATGATTAAAGGCCAGCTCCGCTGCGTGCAGAGCCACTTTTTGATAGCGCGGCTCGGTCTGGTAGAGCTGTGCCGAGGTCAATGCATATTGAATATGCTTGTCCAACCATAGCGGATTGTTTTTGTCTGTCTCGTACAATTTATCGGACAGGACGATAGTTGCATAGGCGGCTTCCTTGTTCAGCACAATATCACCGTCATACGCGGCCAGGGCGAAGTAGTGAATGGCATCCTGATGACGGTTTTCTGCAGCGAGTAACTCTGCATACAGTGTGTAAACCTTATCCTGTTGCGCGTAGGCCGTGTAGTGTTGCAGATAACGTTGATACCAGTTGTTCGCCTGGGCAAAGGCCGCCGCTTTTTTGGATTGTTGATAATCCTCCTGATGCCAGGCCGCCACCTGCAATAGATGGTTGCGCAGCGAGTCCGCAACTATTTTTTGCTCAGCGGCATTATCCGCAGTTTGCCAGTAGCTGCTGTCCGGTTGAAAACGGTTGTAAACAACCTCCATGGTTTCCTGAAAGCGTGTCTTGAATTTGCCGAGTTTCCAGATGTCGATCTGTTGCAAATACGCGCGCGGCACTTTGGGCGAGTTGGGGTTGGCAGAAATAAATTCTTGCAAGGTTTCCGCTGCGTCAGAATAGCGCTCCTGCTTCAGGTAAATGTCACTGATAACCTTGTAGGTGTGATAGAGATACTGAAAATCAGCCTCGTCGGAAAAATAGTCTTGCAGAATCTCCGTGCTATCGAGGTTAGCAAAGGCTAAACCGATAGCGCGAAAGTATTCGTCAAACTGATCTTTTTCACTGCTGGAGAGTGCATCAACATCGCCAAATTTATGATGCTTAAGTGCCGCAAGGTAATCGTCTGCCGCTTCAAGATAGAGCGCCTGCTTGTAACGTGCCCAGCCCCGTTTGAATAACGATCGCTCATAGAAAACGTCACCTACTGACGTGAAAATAGCTTCTGTGTAGGCATCTTCAGCGGTGATGTAATCGCCCTGAATAAAAGCATTTTCGCCAATGCGGAATTGGGCTTCGGCGTAATAGGGCGAGGCGGGGTAGGTTGCACACAATCGCTCAAGTGCCGCAAGGGACTCTTCGTGATGGCCAAGCTGATCATGGGTGCGAGCGAGCTGGTACAGGGTTTTATCGTTACCTTTGGCATCGGGATATTCACGCAACGAGGTTTCCAGCAGGCTCAGTGTTTTCTCCAAGGACTCCCGGTAAATACGGTCTTCGACGTCCGCCTGATCCTGAGTGTTTTTTACCAGGTCGTTGATACGTTTCATCTCCAACTCTGCCAGGCGATTAATGGCAGAGAGTCGCGACTTGTCATCAGCCGGCGCGGATTTAATGTAATTGTAATAAGCTTCCTTGATTTCCTCTTCGCTTTTCGGTTTAACAAAAACCTCGTTTTGTTCGACATTGTCACCCTGCACATCCAGCAGGCGCAGTGTTTCTTCCGGCTGCTGGGTGCTACATGCATGCAAGGTCAACAGCCCGGGTATCAGGAATAAAAAATAAGTAATGTTACGCATCATTGGGTATCAAATAGTCGGGCCAGGCCAAAGCGCGATTGGCTGAGGTAGCTGTCAATAACGGTGCGTTTTTTGTCGAGTAGCGCGCGCACTTGTTCAAGATAGGTTTGGTTCAACCGACTAGCCAAGGCATCAACAGCCTTGTCTGTGCTGGTTGACAGCGGCTGTGTTTGCAAAAAGCTGAGTAGTTGTCGCCTGGTGTTTAGCGCTTGTAATGTCGGGTGATCGCGCAATTCTGCCTGCAAAACATCTCGCTGTTCCGGTGAGAGTTGTGCCGGATTCGCCATATTCCTGGACAGCGTGTTGTACAAATTCACCTGTTGTTCATAGTAGGTAATGGCTTCGGTATAGCTGGCGGATGCCGTTTTATTTTGTTTGAGCTGAACCAGAGAGAATGCACTTAACAGATAAGATTCAGCCACAGAGATATCATGCTCATCTTTCTTTTTTAAATGATTGAATGCGTTGAGTGCACCGATAAAATCTTCCTGATGCAGCGCGGCTACACCTAGTCCCAATAACGCGCGATTTGCGTAGCCGCTGTTTAAGTGCACATGACGGAAGCTCTCCCGTGCATCGCGATAAAACCCATGCTGTATTTGGGAAAACCCCAGCAGTGTGTACAAACGGTTTGCCATTTCATCTTTCGATGGCCCCACTTCAAGCGCATCTTTTATTGCAATGTGTGCATCGGTCCACCAGTCCTGGCGGATATATGCCACTGCC
It contains:
- a CDS encoding tetratricopeptide repeat protein; the protein is MIFNPLKSQWWFGLTLLVLAGCATQSPSEKTPDSTSALPTTLTPAEAKNYQSAVARIEEGEAGKAINSLKKLTQAHPGQPGIWLNLAIAYYKNGELDEAKVTLDQAQDVNNKIPEIYNLAGLIAVDQGDYTAANKHYQTALKLNKHFAEAHYNLALLCDIFYQDIGRAVEHYQQYLALIKQEDKATTAWVEELKLTLKRRGEG
- a CDS encoding tetratricopeptide repeat protein, which translates into the protein MMRNITYFLFLIPGLLTLHACSTQQPEETLRLLDVQGDNVEQNEVFVKPKSEEEIKEAYYNYIKSAPADDKSRLSAINRLAELEMKRINDLVKNTQDQADVEDRIYRESLEKTLSLLETSLREYPDAKGNDKTLYQLARTHDQLGHHEESLAALERLCATYPASPYYAEAQFRIGENAFIQGDYITAEDAYTEAIFTSVGDVFYERSLFKRGWARYKQALYLEAADDYLAALKHHKFGDVDALSSSEKDQFDEYFRAIGLAFANLDSTEILQDYFSDEADFQYLYHTYKVISDIYLKQERYSDAAETLQEFISANPNSPKVPRAYLQQIDIWKLGKFKTRFQETMEVVYNRFQPDSSYWQTADNAAEQKIVADSLRNHLLQVAAWHQEDYQQSKKAAAFAQANNWYQRYLQHYTAYAQQDKVYTLYAELLAAENRHQDAIHYFALAAYDGDIVLNKEAAYATIVLSDKLYETDKNNPLWLDKHIQYALTSAQLYQTEPRYQKVALHAAELAFNHQRYTETIALANTLPDSAAEGTLYEANLLKGLAYLKLAQHKEAETIFADLLDQPLGREQQRRISDNLALAIYQQAELNIKENRLADGIQDYARVAQRVPASEIAPTSLYEAIALSMKHEQWQGAIGYIQQFQQLFPKHALNKDATRQLSTAYLKAGDGAKAAQAFEQISAQEDNQDVKMAALWQAAELYESKNNHEAAIRSYRTYANTYTRPYPQYMEAMYKLTQLYEKTREQDKVVFWQEKIALADKQASKNNKTERTNFIASRITLDLAKQKHQQFAARRLVEPLTENLRIKKKLMQDAIALYGQASVYSHPEITTESTYAIGQIYQHFASALLDSERPKHLTGDQLEQYNILIEDQAFPFEEKAIEFYEINLARTKDGTRSEWISESRKALVVLFPVRYDRKGKLEVYRHDI